In the genome of Kitasatospora cineracea, one region contains:
- a CDS encoding thiolase family protein — MPRTARDVVFVDGVRTPFGKAGPKGIYHETRADDLVVKCIRELVRRNPSLPVERIDEVAVAATTQIGDQGLTIGRTAALLSGLPKSVPGYAIDRMCAGAMTAVTTTAGGIAFGAYDVVVAGGVEHMGRHPMGEGVDPNPRFVSEKLVDESALFMGMTAENLHDRFPHITKERCDAFAVRSQEKAAKAYANGDIQPDLVPIAVRNTNPEVGETGWGLATVDEPMRPGTTMESLAGLKTPFRPHGNVTAGNAAGLNDGATASLLAAEDVARELGLPVKMRLVSYAFAGVEPEVMGIGPVPATEKALAKAGLTIEDIGAFEVNEAFAVQVLAFLDHYGIADDDERVNPYGGAIAFGHPLASSGVRLMTQLARRFEQRPDVRYGITTMCIGFGMGGTVIWENPHFEGGK, encoded by the coding sequence GTGCCTCGTACCGCGAGGGACGTCGTCTTCGTCGACGGCGTCCGCACCCCGTTCGGCAAGGCCGGCCCGAAGGGCATCTACCACGAGACCCGCGCCGACGACCTGGTCGTCAAGTGCATCCGTGAACTGGTGCGCCGCAACCCGAGCCTGCCCGTCGAGCGGATCGACGAGGTCGCCGTCGCCGCGACCACCCAGATCGGTGACCAGGGGCTGACCATCGGCCGCACCGCCGCGCTGCTCTCCGGCCTGCCGAAGTCGGTGCCGGGCTACGCGATCGACCGGATGTGCGCCGGTGCGATGACCGCCGTCACCACCACCGCGGGCGGCATCGCCTTCGGCGCGTACGACGTCGTGGTGGCCGGCGGTGTCGAGCACATGGGGCGGCACCCGATGGGCGAGGGCGTGGACCCGAACCCGCGGTTCGTCTCGGAGAAGCTGGTCGACGAGTCCGCCCTGTTCATGGGCATGACGGCGGAGAACCTGCACGACCGCTTCCCGCACATCACCAAGGAGCGCTGCGACGCGTTCGCGGTCCGCTCGCAGGAGAAGGCCGCCAAGGCGTACGCCAACGGCGACATCCAGCCGGACCTGGTGCCGATCGCGGTCCGCAACACCAACCCCGAGGTCGGCGAGACCGGTTGGGGCCTGGCCACGGTGGACGAGCCGATGCGCCCGGGCACCACGATGGAGTCGCTGGCGGGCCTGAAGACCCCGTTCCGCCCGCACGGCAACGTGACCGCGGGCAACGCGGCCGGCCTGAACGACGGCGCCACCGCCTCGCTGCTGGCCGCCGAGGACGTGGCCCGCGAGCTGGGCCTGCCGGTCAAGATGCGCCTGGTCAGCTACGCGTTCGCGGGCGTCGAGCCCGAGGTGATGGGCATCGGCCCCGTCCCGGCGACCGAGAAGGCGCTGGCCAAGGCCGGCCTGACCATCGAGGACATCGGCGCGTTCGAGGTCAACGAGGCCTTCGCCGTGCAGGTGCTGGCGTTCCTGGACCACTACGGCATCGCGGACGACGACGAGCGGGTCAACCCGTACGGCGGCGCGATCGCGTTCGGCCACCCGCTGGCCTCCTCGGGCGTGCGCCTGATGACCCAGCTGGCCCGCCGCTTCGAGCAGCGTCCGGACGTCCGCTACGGCATCACCACCATGTGCATCGGCTTCGGCATGGGCGGCACCGTCATCTGGGAGAACCCCCACTTCGAGGGTGGTAAGTGA
- a CDS encoding response regulator transcription factor, with protein sequence MSVLLEHPANVVAYRPTKPTAMVVIADPRVRNTVTRHLWALGVRDVIEVSSIAEARPRVSTPRDICIADVHLPDGSGLTVLAETRAAGWPNGLALSAADDIGAVRSALAGGVKGYVVTGTRTNMPMPGRPGLPIGAGLAGRMRRPGIPGHHHPGAPGHHGAPGQPGAAPGAPGAPGAQPSAYRELSGREVEVLRLVAEGQSNKAIGVAMGLSALTVKSHLARIARKLGTGDRAGMVAVALRTGIIH encoded by the coding sequence GTGTCGGTCCTTCTCGAGCACCCCGCAAACGTGGTCGCCTACCGTCCGACGAAGCCCACCGCCATGGTGGTCATCGCAGATCCCCGGGTCCGGAACACGGTGACCCGGCACCTATGGGCGCTCGGTGTCCGCGACGTCATCGAGGTCTCCTCGATCGCCGAGGCCCGGCCCCGGGTCTCCACCCCGCGCGACATCTGCATCGCCGACGTGCACCTGCCCGACGGCTCCGGCCTGACCGTGCTGGCCGAGACCCGCGCCGCGGGCTGGCCCAACGGCCTGGCGCTGTCCGCCGCCGACGACATCGGCGCGGTCCGCTCGGCGCTGGCCGGCGGCGTCAAGGGCTACGTGGTGACCGGCACCCGGACCAACATGCCGATGCCCGGCCGCCCCGGCCTGCCGATCGGCGCCGGCCTGGCCGGCCGGATGCGCCGCCCCGGCATCCCCGGCCACCACCACCCCGGTGCGCCCGGCCACCACGGCGCCCCCGGCCAGCCCGGTGCCGCCCCCGGCGCCCCGGGTGCGCCCGGCGCCCAGCCGTCCGCCTACCGCGAGCTGTCCGGCCGCGAGGTGGAGGTGCTGCGGCTGGTCGCCGAGGGCCAGTCGAACAAGGCGATCGGCGTGGCGATGGGCCTCTCGGCGCTGACGGTGAAGAGCCACCTGGCGCGGATCGCCCGCAAGCTGGGCACCGGCGACCGGGCCGGCATGGTCGCGGTGGCGCTGCGCACCGGCATCATTCACTGA
- a CDS encoding ArnT family glycosyltransferase: MPNTATSSPRALADRLRGHVRAGYWTRLVPLLAVLATATHVPSFLRPVWSPDEGYLATQARMLADGGVLYDTVVDRKPPLLPWLYEACFALFGSVSLWPLRALAIGAHLATAVLLASIARGRWGDRAGRYAGAFYLLVSIGLSPEDTQAATFEVFMLPAMVLAFRYAERRRWLAAGIAVALCSLTKQTGGAVMLPVLWMLLQDTRRRGVPWPPALAKIGFGFALPIALVAAILTKPKGFLFWVVTGSGDYAVLGSNWPQMLGRALGNSAILLSAGLAFLLPYAHRLWLRRRRRPVPARGPERGSTADLWVWLLSSAVAVSVGFHFFGHYYLQLMPPLVLLGVGAVATSAVPWRPVVAYSALASSVFCALAVFWPGQRLTQTTEVATAVAAQTTPKDTVLVWGMHPELYWLADRRPASRYLTAGFLTNFSGGKGAEKVGEQYSVSDAWQTFDNEISANGLPEVFVDDSGTAPYQPDKVPRIASLLNTYYEVVGVTGDTVIYRLKKK; the protein is encoded by the coding sequence GTGCCCAACACCGCCACGAGCAGCCCCCGCGCCCTCGCCGACCGCCTCCGCGGGCACGTCCGGGCCGGGTACTGGACCAGACTGGTCCCGCTGCTCGCGGTCCTGGCCACCGCCACCCACGTCCCCTCCTTCCTCCGCCCGGTGTGGAGCCCCGACGAGGGCTACCTGGCCACCCAGGCCCGGATGCTCGCCGACGGCGGCGTCCTCTACGACACCGTCGTCGACCGCAAGCCCCCGCTGCTGCCCTGGCTGTACGAGGCCTGCTTCGCGCTCTTCGGCTCGGTCTCGCTCTGGCCGCTGCGCGCCCTGGCGATCGGCGCCCACCTGGCCACCGCCGTCCTGCTCGCCTCCATCGCCCGCGGCCGCTGGGGCGACCGGGCCGGCCGCTACGCCGGCGCCTTCTACCTGCTGGTGTCCATCGGGCTCTCCCCGGAGGACACCCAGGCCGCCACCTTCGAAGTCTTCATGCTGCCCGCCATGGTGCTGGCCTTCCGCTACGCGGAGCGCCGCCGCTGGCTGGCCGCCGGCATCGCCGTCGCCCTCTGCTCGCTCACCAAGCAGACCGGCGGCGCCGTGATGCTCCCGGTGCTCTGGATGCTGCTCCAGGACACCCGCCGCCGCGGCGTCCCCTGGCCGCCGGCCCTCGCCAAGATCGGCTTCGGCTTCGCCCTGCCGATAGCGCTGGTCGCCGCCATCCTCACCAAGCCCAAGGGCTTCCTGTTCTGGGTCGTCACCGGCTCCGGCGACTACGCCGTGCTCGGCTCCAACTGGCCGCAGATGCTCGGCCGCGCCCTCGGCAACTCGGCGATCCTGCTGAGCGCCGGGCTCGCCTTCCTGCTGCCCTACGCCCACCGCCTGTGGCTGCGCCGCCGCCGCAGACCCGTCCCCGCCCGCGGCCCCGAGCGCGGCTCCACCGCCGACCTCTGGGTCTGGCTGCTCTCCTCCGCGGTCGCCGTCTCGGTCGGCTTCCACTTCTTCGGCCACTACTACCTCCAGCTGATGCCCCCGCTGGTCCTGCTCGGCGTCGGCGCGGTCGCCACCTCCGCCGTGCCCTGGCGCCCCGTGGTCGCCTACTCCGCCCTCGCCAGCAGCGTCTTCTGCGCCCTCGCGGTCTTCTGGCCCGGCCAGCGCCTCACCCAGACCACCGAGGTCGCCACCGCCGTCGCCGCCCAGACCACCCCCAAGGACACCGTCCTGGTCTGGGGCATGCACCCCGAGCTCTACTGGCTCGCCGACCGCCGCCCCGCCAGCCGCTACCTCACCGCGGGCTTCCTCACCAACTTCAGCGGCGGCAAGGGCGCCGAGAAGGTCGGCGAGCAGTACTCCGTCTCCGACGCCTGGCAGACCTTCGACAACGAGATCTCCGCCAACGGCCTCCCCGAGGTCTTCGTCGACGACTCCGGCACCGCCCCCTACCAGCCGGACAAGGTCCCGCGCATCGCCAGCCTGCTCAACACCTACTACGAGGTCGTCGGCGTCACGGGCGACACGGTGATCTACCGCCTCAAGAAGAAGTAG
- a CDS encoding 3-hydroxyacyl-CoA dehydrogenase NAD-binding domain-containing protein: MSTTELLQRAAGLFPGEVVTTAHVRHLDLPLRAGKLALITLDNGFDHTKPTTFGPGSLAKLSEALDQVEAEAAAGKVVAVAVTGKPFIFAVGADLKGVELLKEHSDALAIGKGGHDVFKRIAALPVPSFAFYNGAAMGGGVEVGLHCTYRTVSAGVPAFSLPEVFLGLVPGWGGCTLLPNLIGPAKAVKVIIENSMAQNKQLRGKDVFELGIADAIFEPADFLEQSLLWTAKVLTGDVVVEREEFDRGKAWDDAVLWGRWVADAKVHGAAPAAYKALDIIQQVKDGDLQAGFDAEDAALADLIMSGELRSGIYAFNLVQRRAKRPFGAPDKSLARPVSKVGVVGAGLMASQLALLFARRLEVPVVLTDIDQARIDKGVGYVHGEIDKLLDKGRIGKDKANKLKGLVSGHLDKAVAFGDADFVIEAVFEEMGVKQKVFAELEAVVSPTAVLATNTSSLSVTEMASKLQHPERVVGFHFFNPVAILPLLEIVRAEQTDDASLATAFGVAKKLKKTAVLTKDAPAFVVNRILTRFMGEIQNIIDEGTPFETVEAAVKPLGLPMSPIALLELVGPAIALHVSETLHGAFPERFSVSANLGKVVEAGKRGFYVWQDGAQVLDPEVLALLSFGDSVLTEEQVRARALEAVAQEIGLMLDEGVVGEAQDIDLCMITGAGWPFHLGGITPYLDREGVSERVNGKKFLAPGLASVPA, encoded by the coding sequence ATGAGCACCACTGAACTGCTGCAGCGCGCCGCCGGGCTGTTCCCCGGCGAGGTCGTCACCACCGCGCACGTGCGCCACCTGGACCTGCCGCTGCGGGCCGGCAAGCTGGCCCTGATCACCCTGGACAACGGCTTCGACCACACCAAGCCGACCACCTTCGGCCCGGGCTCGCTGGCCAAGCTGTCCGAGGCGCTGGACCAGGTCGAGGCGGAGGCCGCCGCGGGCAAGGTGGTCGCGGTCGCCGTCACCGGCAAGCCGTTCATCTTCGCGGTCGGCGCCGACCTCAAGGGCGTCGAGCTGCTCAAGGAGCACTCCGACGCGCTGGCCATCGGCAAGGGCGGCCACGACGTCTTCAAGCGGATCGCCGCGCTGCCCGTCCCGTCCTTCGCGTTCTACAACGGCGCGGCGATGGGCGGCGGCGTCGAGGTCGGCCTGCACTGCACCTACCGCACCGTCAGCGCGGGCGTCCCGGCGTTCTCGCTGCCCGAGGTCTTCCTCGGCCTGGTGCCCGGCTGGGGCGGCTGCACCCTGCTGCCGAACCTGATCGGCCCCGCCAAGGCGGTCAAGGTCATCATCGAGAACTCGATGGCCCAGAACAAGCAGCTCAGGGGCAAGGACGTCTTCGAGCTCGGCATCGCGGACGCGATCTTCGAGCCGGCCGACTTCCTCGAGCAGTCGCTGCTGTGGACCGCCAAGGTGCTCACCGGCGACGTGGTCGTCGAGCGCGAGGAGTTCGACCGCGGCAAGGCGTGGGACGACGCCGTGCTGTGGGGCCGCTGGGTCGCCGACGCCAAGGTGCACGGCGCCGCCCCGGCCGCCTACAAGGCGCTGGACATCATCCAGCAGGTCAAGGACGGCGACCTGCAGGCCGGCTTCGACGCCGAGGACGCGGCGCTCGCCGACCTGATCATGAGCGGCGAGCTGCGCTCCGGGATCTACGCCTTCAACCTGGTGCAGCGCCGCGCCAAGCGGCCGTTCGGCGCACCGGACAAGTCGCTGGCCCGCCCGGTCTCCAAGGTCGGCGTGGTCGGCGCCGGCCTGATGGCCTCCCAGCTGGCGCTGCTGTTCGCCCGCCGGCTGGAGGTGCCGGTGGTGCTCACCGACATCGACCAGGCCCGGATCGACAAGGGCGTGGGCTACGTCCACGGCGAGATCGACAAGCTGCTCGACAAGGGTCGGATCGGCAAGGACAAGGCCAACAAGCTCAAGGGCCTGGTCTCCGGGCACCTCGACAAGGCCGTCGCGTTCGGCGACGCGGACTTCGTGATCGAGGCCGTGTTCGAGGAGATGGGCGTCAAGCAGAAGGTGTTCGCGGAGCTGGAGGCGGTGGTCTCGCCGACCGCCGTGCTGGCCACCAACACCTCCTCGCTGTCGGTCACCGAGATGGCCTCCAAGCTCCAGCACCCGGAGCGCGTGGTCGGCTTCCACTTCTTCAACCCGGTCGCCATCCTGCCGCTGCTGGAGATCGTCCGGGCCGAGCAGACCGACGACGCCTCGCTGGCCACCGCGTTCGGGGTCGCCAAGAAGCTGAAGAAGACCGCGGTGCTCACCAAGGACGCCCCGGCGTTCGTGGTCAACCGCATCCTGACCCGCTTCATGGGCGAGATCCAGAACATCATCGACGAGGGCACCCCGTTCGAGACCGTCGAGGCCGCGGTGAAGCCGCTCGGCCTGCCGATGTCCCCGATCGCCCTGCTCGAACTGGTCGGCCCGGCCATCGCCCTGCACGTCTCCGAGACCCTGCACGGCGCGTTCCCGGAGCGGTTCTCCGTCTCCGCGAACCTCGGCAAGGTCGTCGAGGCCGGCAAGCGCGGCTTCTACGTCTGGCAGGACGGCGCGCAGGTCCTCGACCCCGAGGTGCTGGCGCTGCTCTCCTTCGGCGACAGCGTCCTCACCGAGGAGCAGGTGCGCGCCCGCGCGCTGGAGGCCGTCGCCCAGGAGATCGGCCTGATGCTGGACGAGGGCGTGGTCGGCGAGGCCCAGGACATCGACCTCTGCATGATCACCGGGGCCGGCTGGCCCTTCCACCTCGGCGGCATCACCCCGTACCTCGACCGCGAGGGCGTCTCCGAGCGCGTCAACGGCAAGAAGTTCCTGGCCCCCGGCCTGGCTTCGGTCCCCGCCTGA
- a CDS encoding HRDC domain-containing protein, which yields MTDAVASIPEETAPVPLLEPRDGLPPVVADEAALAAVVEGFRGGTGPVAVDAERASGYRYGQRAYLIQLRRQGAGTALIDPIACPDLTGLNAALADAEWVVHAATQDLPCLFEVGMHPGVLFDTELAGRLAGFPRVGLGPMTENVLGLSLAKEHSAVDWSTRPLPEPWLRYAALDVEVLVDLRDALEAELDRQGKLDWAHQEFAALAAAPPPSPRVDPWRRTSQLHKVRRRRQLAVVRELWLARDRIARERDVSPGRVLADAAIVNAALAMPANAPALIAVQGFGPRVNRRQLEQWLTAIERARELPESALPPATAPHDGPPPPRAWAEKDPVAAARLSGARAAVTALAEQHHLPAENLITPDLVRRVSWEPPAHPDADAVAAALRAMGARAWQTELVAPVMATAFRTAAEG from the coding sequence GTGACCGACGCCGTAGCCTCCATCCCCGAAGAGACCGCCCCGGTACCGCTCCTCGAGCCCAGGGACGGACTCCCACCGGTGGTGGCGGACGAAGCGGCCCTCGCCGCCGTCGTCGAGGGCTTCCGCGGCGGCACCGGGCCGGTCGCCGTCGACGCCGAGCGGGCCTCCGGCTACCGCTACGGCCAGCGCGCCTACCTGATCCAGCTGCGCCGCCAGGGCGCGGGCACCGCGCTGATCGACCCGATCGCCTGCCCCGACCTGACCGGCCTGAACGCCGCGCTCGCCGACGCCGAGTGGGTCGTGCACGCCGCCACCCAGGACCTGCCCTGCCTGTTCGAGGTGGGCATGCACCCCGGTGTGCTGTTCGACACCGAGCTGGCCGGCCGGCTCGCCGGGTTCCCCAGGGTCGGCCTCGGCCCGATGACCGAGAACGTGCTGGGTCTGTCGCTGGCCAAGGAGCACTCCGCGGTCGACTGGTCCACCCGCCCGCTGCCCGAACCCTGGCTGCGCTACGCCGCGCTGGACGTCGAGGTGCTGGTCGACCTGCGGGACGCGCTGGAGGCCGAGCTCGACCGGCAGGGCAAACTCGACTGGGCGCACCAGGAGTTCGCCGCGCTGGCCGCCGCTCCCCCGCCCTCCCCCCGGGTCGACCCGTGGCGGCGCACCTCCCAGCTGCACAAGGTCCGCCGCCGCCGGCAGCTGGCCGTGGTCCGCGAGCTGTGGCTCGCCCGGGACCGGATCGCCCGTGAGCGGGACGTCTCCCCCGGCCGGGTGCTGGCCGACGCCGCCATCGTGAACGCCGCGCTCGCCATGCCCGCCAACGCGCCCGCGCTGATCGCCGTGCAGGGCTTCGGCCCCCGGGTGAACCGCCGCCAGCTCGAGCAGTGGCTGACCGCGATCGAGCGCGCCCGCGAGCTGCCCGAGTCCGCGCTGCCGCCGGCCACCGCCCCGCACGACGGGCCGCCGCCGCCGCGCGCCTGGGCCGAGAAGGACCCGGTCGCCGCGGCCCGGCTCAGCGGCGCCCGGGCCGCCGTCACCGCGCTCGCCGAGCAGCACCACCTGCCCGCGGAGAACCTGATCACCCCCGACCTGGTCCGCCGGGTCTCCTGGGAGCCCCCGGCCCACCCGGACGCCGACGCGGTCGCCGCGGCCCTGCGCGCCATGGGGGCCCGGGCCTGGCAGACCGAGCTGGTCGCGCCCGTCATGGCGACGGCGTTCCGGACGGCGGCGGAGGGCTAG
- a CDS encoding DUF3000 domain-containing protein: MAAVGGQSAQGGGTGRESAPIEFRDAVEALTGARLRPEVRLSPQPAPRRLAPYSFALSASVEVDGEELADGTLVLLHDPSAPEAWNGDFRVVTMTRAELEPEMAGDPVLSEVGWSWLLDALQAHAAGYAEPSGTVTRCHSQYFGALAERGSSTEIELRASWTPADRRFERHLAAWADLLCGCAGLPPSAPAQLPADGPGALGGVVPMPARRRPRNSH, encoded by the coding sequence ATGGCAGCGGTCGGCGGGCAATCCGCGCAGGGTGGAGGAACGGGCAGGGAGTCGGCGCCGATCGAGTTCCGCGACGCGGTCGAGGCGCTGACCGGGGCGCGGCTGCGCCCCGAGGTACGGCTGTCCCCGCAGCCCGCCCCCCGTCGGCTGGCCCCGTACTCCTTCGCGCTCTCCGCCTCGGTCGAGGTGGACGGCGAGGAGCTGGCGGACGGCACCCTGGTGCTGCTGCACGACCCGTCGGCGCCGGAGGCGTGGAACGGCGACTTCCGGGTGGTGACCATGACCCGGGCCGAGCTGGAGCCGGAGATGGCGGGCGACCCGGTGCTGTCCGAGGTCGGCTGGAGCTGGCTGCTGGACGCGCTGCAGGCGCACGCCGCCGGGTACGCCGAGCCGTCCGGCACGGTGACCAGGTGCCACTCGCAGTACTTCGGCGCGCTGGCCGAGCGCGGCTCGTCCACCGAGATCGAGCTGCGGGCGTCCTGGACGCCGGCCGACCGCCGGTTCGAGCGGCACCTGGCCGCGTGGGCCGACCTGCTGTGCGGGTGCGCGGGGCTGCCGCCGTCCGCGCCGGCCCAGCTGCCGGCCGACGGGCCGGGCGCGCTGGGCGGGGTGGTGCCGATGCCGGCCCGCCGCCGGCCGCGCAATTCGCACTGA
- a CDS encoding alpha/beta fold hydrolase has translation MGRVLVLVHGGLWDEAVDAAAFWERPGVVDGLRAAGAAVLAPDRAMRAGSWAAEAEHLAAALPAGPPVVLVGGSNGCSAALRLALAAPDRVRALVLAWPATAGDERLDGRIRAAAPEAAGLLAGGTLRGAADAELAGLRLPVAVLPAVPENPVHRRRTADALLALVPGAVELPGCPEPPHPAFRPEPLVAALVGFAG, from the coding sequence GTGGGGCGCGTGCTGGTGCTGGTGCACGGCGGGCTGTGGGACGAGGCGGTGGACGCGGCGGCGTTCTGGGAGCGGCCCGGGGTGGTCGACGGCCTGCGCGCGGCCGGGGCCGCCGTGCTGGCGCCCGACCGGGCGATGCGGGCCGGGAGCTGGGCGGCCGAGGCGGAGCACCTCGCGGCGGCCCTGCCGGCCGGGCCGCCGGTCGTCCTGGTCGGCGGCTCCAACGGCTGCTCGGCGGCCCTCCGGCTGGCCCTGGCCGCGCCGGACCGGGTCCGGGCCCTGGTGCTGGCCTGGCCCGCCACGGCGGGCGACGAGCGGCTGGACGGGCGGATCCGGGCGGCCGCGCCGGAGGCGGCCGGGCTGCTGGCGGGCGGGACGCTGCGCGGCGCCGCCGACGCCGAACTCGCCGGGCTGCGGCTGCCGGTGGCGGTCCTCCCCGCCGTCCCGGAGAACCCCGTCCACCGGCGCCGCACGGCGGACGCGCTGCTGGCGCTGGTCCCCGGCGCGGTGGAGCTGCCGGGGTGCCCGGAGCCGCCGCACCCGGCCTTCCGGCCGGAGCCGCTGGTCGCCGCGCTCGTCGGCTTCGCCGGGTAG